The proteins below come from a single Dermatophilaceae bacterium Soc4.6 genomic window:
- a CDS encoding sucrase ferredoxin → MAHGRSAPDACSVEWDGAEGETAWGTAAPATFWVALEQNGPWGRTAVTQSRMDPGVGRRLERGCAERGGRLTLLRAPGEHAEHPGASHRVFLGWTGTASAPAFLLGTSVSDPSDLDVVDLDALARGDRTAVVASLPSLRETPPVLIVCTNGRRDVCCAVRGRPVALAGHWSHPGRVWECSHTGGHRFSPTGVLLPWGRTLGRLDDRLVTEALRAADDGALAPRLLGPWHDRGSSALPAREQVAESAVRALLGETRPALMETTLVEPAETPAGVAARVEVGHPDGRRWHVDLRIVDGHARRNSCGEDAVAARTWGATVTSASAEED, encoded by the coding sequence GTGGCTCACGGACGCAGCGCCCCCGATGCGTGCTCGGTCGAGTGGGACGGCGCCGAGGGCGAGACCGCCTGGGGCACAGCGGCGCCCGCGACCTTCTGGGTGGCGCTGGAGCAGAACGGCCCCTGGGGCCGCACGGCCGTCACGCAGTCGCGGATGGACCCCGGTGTCGGCCGTCGCCTGGAGCGGGGGTGCGCCGAGCGGGGCGGCCGGCTCACCCTGCTACGCGCCCCCGGGGAGCACGCCGAGCACCCGGGCGCCTCGCACCGGGTCTTCCTGGGGTGGACCGGCACGGCCAGCGCCCCGGCCTTCCTGCTGGGCACGAGCGTGTCGGACCCGTCCGATCTCGACGTCGTCGACCTCGACGCCCTGGCCCGGGGCGACCGTACAGCTGTGGTGGCCAGCCTCCCGTCACTCAGGGAGACGCCCCCGGTGCTCATCGTGTGCACGAACGGGCGGCGCGACGTCTGCTGCGCCGTGCGCGGGCGTCCCGTCGCCCTCGCCGGCCACTGGTCCCACCCCGGCCGGGTCTGGGAGTGCTCGCACACCGGTGGGCACCGCTTCTCCCCCACCGGCGTCCTGCTGCCCTGGGGACGCACCCTGGGCCGCCTCGACGACCGCCTCGTCACGGAGGCGTTGCGGGCAGCCGACGACGGCGCGCTGGCGCCCCGACTGCTGGGGCCCTGGCACGACCGCGGGAGCAGCGCCCTGCCCGCCCGCGAGCAGGTAGCGGAGTCCGCCGTCCGCGCGCTCCTCGGTGAGACTCGCCCAGCGCTGATGGAGACGACGCTCGTGGAGCCGGCTGAGACCCCGGCCGGCGTTGCTGCCCGGGTCGAGGTCGGGCACCCTGACGGGCGCCGGTGGCACGTCGACCTGCGCATCGTCGACGGCCACGCAAGACGCAACTCCTGCGGCGAGGACGCGGTCGCGGCCCGCACCTGGGGCGCGACCGTCACGAGTGCCTCAGCCGAGGAGGACTAG